The following are from one region of the Nicotiana tomentosiformis chromosome 7, ASM39032v3, whole genome shotgun sequence genome:
- the LOC104099717 gene encoding myb family transcription factor RLI1-like isoform X2: MGESGKEQKGEETSEKPVVPSHDLNRKPRFRWTVKHHDHFVEAVNELGEATPKNIMKLMDDDDITSGHIKSHLQKYRQSKDIISTPKTSKVKRSEKNEAAVHMLHDKGEMQMIRKTLNTEIDMQGRSNMSLEITNEAEQKENLEAEEIVRQEMQADATTSWIELQTKEGGSKLKTYSDQSEGSKKNISKFFTSEKEQLDLNFPAAAPDQE, from the exons ATGGGGGAAAGCGGCAAGGAGCAAAAGGGTGAAGAAACATCTGAAAAACCTGTCGTCCCAAGTCATGATCTGAACAGAAAACCAAGGTTTAGGTGGACTGTAAAGCACCATGATCACTTTGTCGAAGCAGTGAATGAATTAGGAG AAGCAACTCCGAAGAATATAATGAAACTCATGGATGATGATGATATCACTTCAGGCCATATCAAAAGCCATCTCCAG AAGTACAGACAGAGTAAAGACATCATCAGCACCCCTAAAACTAGTAAAG TTAAGAGAAGTGAAAAGAATGAAGCTGCTGTACATATGTTGCATGATAAAGG AGAAATGCAGATGATCAGAAAAACATTAAACACGGAGATTGATATGCAAGGAAGATCTAATATGTCACTTGAG ATAACAAATGAGGCAGAACAAAAAGAGAACTTAGAAGCTGAAGAAATTGTAAGACAGGAAATGCAAGCTGATGCAACTACAAGCTGGATTGAGCTTCAAACGAAAGAAGGAGGCAGCAAATTGAAAACTTATTCAGATCAATCAGAAGGTTCCAAGAAAAATATATCTAAGTTTTTCACTTCAGAAAAAGAACAACTGGACTTGAATTTTCCTGCAGCTGCTCCAGATCAAGAGTGA
- the LOC104099717 gene encoding protein PHOSPHATE STARVATION RESPONSE 3-like isoform X1, producing the protein MGESGKEQKGEETSEKPVVPSHDLNRKPRFRWTVKHHDHFVEAVNELGGPFEATPKNIMKLMDDDDITSGHIKSHLQKYRQSKDIISTPKTSKVKRSEKNEAAVHMLHDKGEMQMIRKTLNTEIDMQGRSNMSLEITNEAEQKENLEAEEIVRQEMQADATTSWIELQTKEGGSKLKTYSDQSEGSKKNISKFFTSEKEQLDLNFPAAAPDQE; encoded by the exons ATGGGGGAAAGCGGCAAGGAGCAAAAGGGTGAAGAAACATCTGAAAAACCTGTCGTCCCAAGTCATGATCTGAACAGAAAACCAAGGTTTAGGTGGACTGTAAAGCACCATGATCACTTTGTCGAAGCAGTGAATGAATTAGGAGGTCCATTTG AAGCAACTCCGAAGAATATAATGAAACTCATGGATGATGATGATATCACTTCAGGCCATATCAAAAGCCATCTCCAG AAGTACAGACAGAGTAAAGACATCATCAGCACCCCTAAAACTAGTAAAG TTAAGAGAAGTGAAAAGAATGAAGCTGCTGTACATATGTTGCATGATAAAGG AGAAATGCAGATGATCAGAAAAACATTAAACACGGAGATTGATATGCAAGGAAGATCTAATATGTCACTTGAG ATAACAAATGAGGCAGAACAAAAAGAGAACTTAGAAGCTGAAGAAATTGTAAGACAGGAAATGCAAGCTGATGCAACTACAAGCTGGATTGAGCTTCAAACGAAAGAAGGAGGCAGCAAATTGAAAACTTATTCAGATCAATCAGAAGGTTCCAAGAAAAATATATCTAAGTTTTTCACTTCAGAAAAAGAACAACTGGACTTGAATTTTCCTGCAGCTGCTCCAGATCAAGAGTGA